From Polaribacter butkevichii, a single genomic window includes:
- a CDS encoding carboxymuconolactone decarboxylase family protein, with the protein MSTFNVPTKNEVSANNQAIFTQLEKGLGFVPNLYAAFAHSETALGNFLAIGNGKTSFSAKEKEVINLAVSQVNNCVYCLSAHTAIGKMNGFTEEQILELRVGKASFDTKLNALANFSRSVAENRGAATPEAVENLYAAGYTKGNLADAIILIGEITITNYFHKTTDVAVDFPVAQALEVATI; encoded by the coding sequence ATGAGCACATTTAACGTACCAACAAAAAACGAAGTATCAGCAAATAACCAAGCAATTTTTACACAGTTAGAAAAAGGATTAGGTTTTGTACCAAATTTATACGCAGCATTTGCACACAGTGAAACTGCATTAGGTAACTTTTTAGCAATCGGAAACGGAAAAACTAGTTTTTCTGCAAAAGAAAAAGAAGTAATAAACCTAGCAGTAAGTCAAGTAAACAATTGTGTTTATTGTTTATCTGCACACACAGCAATTGGTAAAATGAATGGTTTTACAGAAGAGCAAATCTTAGAATTAAGAGTTGGTAAAGCATCTTTTGATACAAAATTAAACGCTTTAGCTAATTTTTCTAGAAGCGTAGCAGAAAACAGAGGAGCAGCAACACCAGAAGCAGTAGAAAACTTATACGCAGCAGGATATACCAAAGGAAACTTGGCAGATGCAATTATCTTAATAGGAGAAATTACCATTACCAACTACTTTCATAAAACAACAGATGTTGCCGTAGATTTCCCTGTAGCACAAGCATTAGAAGTAGCAACAATTTAA
- a CDS encoding cupredoxin domain-containing protein codes for MKKVIAILVVVLGFAFSTNAQEAKTVSLEQTKGEFTQKQLTLSEGTYIFEVANNNVGHNVGFVLAPKADVKAHIKNAYVTAQVKNNTKETSKEVTLTKGEYVYFCPLNPTPQYTLIVE; via the coding sequence ATGAAAAAAGTAATCGCAATTTTAGTAGTAGTTTTAGGTTTTGCATTTAGTACAAATGCACAAGAAGCAAAAACAGTTTCTTTAGAACAAACAAAAGGTGAGTTTACTCAGAAACAACTTACATTGTCTGAAGGGACTTATATTTTTGAAGTAGCAAACAACAATGTTGGTCATAATGTAGGTTTTGTTTTAGCTCCAAAAGCAGATGTAAAAGCGCACATTAAAAACGCGTATGTAACTGCACAAGTAAAAAACAACACAAAAGAAACTTCTAAAGAAGTAACACTTACAAAAGGAGAATATGTTTATTTCTGTCCTTTAAACCCAACACCACAATATACGTTAATAGTAGAATAA
- the ppk2 gene encoding polyphosphate kinase 2, translating to MEKQTSSNGKKKKFNYEQELTLLHTELVHMQEWVKSQGLKVVVLFEGRDASGKGGTIKRFTEPLNPRICKVVALGVPTEKEKSQWYFQRYVQYLPAAGEIVLFDRSWYNRAGVEKVMGFCTDDEYDEFLRSCPEFERMLVRSGIIVLKYWFSVSDEEQERRFKNRISNPLKRWKFSPMDLESRSRWLEYSKAKDQMFAHTDTKQVPWFVVNSENKKRARLNCISHMLSKIPYKKMDLKPIELPPLPDGKAYVRPPMDYQTFVPEKF from the coding sequence ATGGAAAAACAAACTTCATCTAACGGTAAAAAAAAGAAATTTAATTACGAACAAGAATTAACCCTTTTGCATACAGAATTAGTACACATGCAAGAATGGGTTAAAAGCCAAGGTTTAAAAGTAGTGGTGCTTTTTGAAGGTAGAGATGCTTCTGGTAAAGGAGGAACTATAAAACGTTTTACAGAGCCTTTAAACCCTAGAATTTGTAAAGTGGTTGCTTTGGGTGTGCCTACAGAAAAAGAGAAGTCGCAATGGTATTTTCAGCGTTACGTGCAGTATTTACCTGCAGCAGGAGAAATTGTGTTGTTTGATAGAAGTTGGTACAATAGAGCAGGTGTAGAAAAAGTAATGGGTTTTTGTACCGATGATGAGTATGATGAGTTTTTACGCTCTTGCCCAGAGTTTGAACGTATGTTGGTTAGATCTGGAATTATTGTTTTAAAATACTGGTTTTCTGTAAGTGATGAAGAACAAGAAAGACGTTTTAAAAACCGTATTTCTAATCCTTTAAAAAGATGGAAATTTAGCCCGATGGATTTAGAATCTCGTTCTCGTTGGTTAGAATATTCTAAGGCAAAAGATCAAATGTTTGCGCATACAGATACCAAGCAAGTGCCTTGGTTTGTGGTAAACTCCGAGAATAAAAAGAGAGCAAGGTTAAATTGTATAAGTCATATGTTAAGTAAAATTCCGTATAAAAAAATGGATTTAAAACCTATAGAGCTTCCACCGTTACCAGATGGTAAAGCGTATGTTAGGCCACCTATGGATTATCAAACTTTTGTGCCAGAAAAATTTTAG
- a CDS encoding alpha/beta fold hydrolase, whose product MLNYYSYPHTESKEWVTFVHGAGGSSSIWFKQVRDFKKHFNVLILDLRGHGDSKPTLKDTFKAKYTFDSITADIVEVIDHLKIKKSHFIGISLGTILIRNLAEKRPELVKSMIMGGAIIKMNFRSQVLMKVGNIFKSVVPYMLLYKLFAFIIMPKKNHKNSRLLFVNEAKKLYQKEFLRWFKLTSEINPLLRFFRTKDIKIPTLYVMGAEDHLFLPSIKNIVAKHVTSSLFVIENCGHVVNVEQPEMFNNQTIRFISSLRA is encoded by the coding sequence TTGTTAAACTACTACTCATATCCACATACAGAATCTAAAGAATGGGTAACTTTTGTTCATGGAGCAGGAGGCAGTAGTTCTATCTGGTTTAAACAAGTTAGAGATTTTAAAAAACATTTTAATGTGTTAATTTTAGACTTACGTGGTCATGGAGATAGCAAACCAACCTTAAAAGATACTTTTAAAGCAAAATATACTTTTGATTCTATTACGGCAGATATTGTAGAAGTAATTGATCATTTAAAAATTAAAAAATCTCATTTTATTGGTATTTCTTTAGGAACCATTCTTATTAGAAATCTTGCTGAAAAAAGACCAGAATTGGTAAAAAGCATGATTATGGGAGGCGCTATTATAAAAATGAATTTCCGCTCTCAAGTATTAATGAAAGTAGGTAACATTTTTAAGTCTGTAGTACCGTATATGCTTTTATACAAACTCTTTGCATTTATTATCATGCCAAAGAAAAATCATAAAAACTCTAGATTGTTGTTTGTAAACGAAGCTAAAAAATTATATCAAAAAGAATTTTTACGCTGGTTTAAATTAACCTCAGAAATTAACCCACTTTTACGCTTTTTTAGAACAAAAGATATTAAAATTCCTACACTATACGTAATGGGAGCCGAAGATCATTTGTTTTTACCTTCTATAAAAAACATTGTTGCCAAACATGTAACTTCATCACTTTTTGTTATAGAAAATTGTGGTCATGTTGTTAATGTAGAGCAACCAGAAATGTTTAACAACCAAACAATTCGATTTATATCCTCTTTAAGAGCATAA